A genomic segment from Desulfonatronum lacustre DSM 10312 encodes:
- a CDS encoding transcriptional regulator — MLKFLIFIAAAFILYKLLVGDFQKKKEVKEKESENLAANGVMTKDPVCGTYVPVGSDIRIKEGETVHCFCSYECRDSYLKKLEAGK, encoded by the coding sequence ATGCTGAAATTTCTAATTTTTATTGCCGCGGCTTTCATCTTGTACAAACTTCTGGTCGGTGATTTCCAGAAGAAGAAAGAGGTCAAGGAAAAAGAAAGCGAGAATCTGGCCGCCAATGGTGTGATGACCAAGGATCCGGTCTGTGGGACATACGTTCCGGTGGGCAGCGACATTCGGATCAAGGAAGGGGAGACGGTGCACTGCTTCTGCAGTTATGAATGTCGGGATTCGTATCTGAAGAAGCTGGAGGCCGGGAAGTAA
- the secG gene encoding preprotein translocase subunit SecG, which translates to MNALIITIHVLACISLVILILLQSGKEGMGVIFGGGSSSVFGSSGAGGLLKKLTISVASIFIITSLSFTYMSGQRTAEESVILDFPADLPQVPSAPGSIEEQISIPAEPQDAAPQSRTETQ; encoded by the coding sequence TTGAACGCACTGATCATCACCATTCACGTTTTGGCCTGTATCTCTCTGGTCATTCTCATCCTGCTGCAATCCGGCAAGGAAGGCATGGGCGTCATCTTCGGCGGAGGCAGCAGTTCCGTCTTCGGTAGCAGCGGCGCCGGGGGGCTGCTCAAAAAGCTGACCATCAGCGTGGCCAGCATTTTCATCATCACCTCCCTGAGCTTCACCTACATGAGCGGACAACGCACCGCCGAAGAATCCGTGATCCTTGACTTCCCGGCTGATTTGCCGCAAGTTCCCTCCGCACCAGGAAGCATCGAAGAACAGATCTCGATCCCAGCGGAACCTCAAGACGCTGCTCCGCAATCACGGACCGAAACGCAGTAA
- the tpiA gene encoding triose-phosphate isomerase: protein MSTTPKMLIAGNWKMYKTEAQAVELASGLAAGLRDVLPEDREILLLPPFTTLKAVAETIRGRERLFLGGQNFYPSSEGAFTGEIAPFMLVDAGCTHALVGHSERRHVLKESDRFIAQKTAFGLQAGLHMILCIGETLDQRTHGSVENVLKGQLRLGLAEVDKDGVTPDRLTIAYEPVWAIGTGKVAQTEDIVAAHDLVRKTLQELFPRCGDEIRILYGGSVKPDNAGAILDLDNVNGVLVGGASLQVDSFTAIASAV from the coding sequence ATGAGTACGACCCCAAAAATGTTGATCGCCGGAAATTGGAAAATGTACAAAACCGAGGCCCAGGCCGTGGAGCTGGCCTCCGGCTTGGCCGCCGGCCTCCGGGACGTTTTGCCCGAGGACCGCGAAATCCTGCTTCTGCCGCCCTTCACCACGCTGAAGGCCGTGGCCGAAACCATCCGCGGGCGAGAACGACTGTTCCTGGGAGGACAAAATTTTTATCCGTCTTCCGAAGGCGCCTTTACCGGGGAAATCGCGCCCTTCATGCTCGTGGATGCCGGATGCACCCATGCCCTGGTCGGCCACTCCGAACGCCGTCACGTGCTCAAAGAGTCCGACCGGTTCATCGCCCAAAAGACCGCCTTTGGCCTTCAAGCCGGGTTGCACATGATTTTGTGCATCGGCGAAACCCTGGACCAGCGCACCCACGGCAGCGTGGAAAACGTACTCAAAGGGCAACTCCGGCTGGGATTGGCCGAGGTGGACAAGGACGGCGTGACTCCGGACCGGTTGACCATCGCCTACGAGCCGGTCTGGGCCATCGGCACGGGCAAGGTGGCCCAGACCGAGGACATCGTCGCGGCCCACGATCTTGTCCGCAAGACCCTGCAGGAGTTGTTCCCTCGTTGCGGCGACGAAATCCGCATTCTCTACGGCGGCAGCGTCAAGCCGGACAACGCCGGAGCGATCCTGGACCTTGACAATGTGAACGGCGTGCTGGTAGGAGGCGCAAGTTTGCAGGTCGACAGCTTCACGGCCATTGCCTCGGCTGTCTGA
- a CDS encoding phosphoglycerate kinase — translation MSITYLKDVDVRNKRLLIRVDYNVPMDQGTIKEDTRIRASLPTLKQALERGAALVLCSHMGRPKGQVVPELSLGPIARRLSELLGVDVAMAPDCVGPEVEAMTKALEPGQVLLLENLRFHAGETKNDPDFSAQLAKLGDVFVSDAFGTAHRAHASNVGVAKLIPVCCAGLLMQKEWEYLGRALADPKRPFVAVSGGAKVSGKLELLDNLLEKVDRMIIGGAMANTFIKAQGFGVGSSLVEDDLLDTARAVLAKAKERGTALYLPVDFVYADGLKSERADGVCPYQNIPADKMVLDIGPATQALFAEVLAGAGTVVWNGPMGAFENPAFASGSMHVATAIADSASVSIVGGGDTDAMLHASGLADKISFISTGGGAFLEFMEGKDLPAFKALKECAA, via the coding sequence ATGAGCATTACCTATTTAAAAGACGTTGACGTGCGGAATAAACGCCTGTTGATCCGCGTGGACTACAACGTGCCCATGGATCAAGGCACCATCAAGGAAGACACCCGCATCCGGGCCAGCCTGCCCACGTTGAAGCAGGCCCTGGAACGCGGCGCTGCTCTGGTGCTGTGTTCCCACATGGGGCGCCCCAAGGGTCAGGTCGTGCCCGAACTGAGCCTGGGCCCCATTGCCCGACGTCTTTCCGAGTTGTTGGGAGTGGACGTGGCCATGGCCCCGGACTGCGTCGGTCCCGAGGTGGAAGCCATGACCAAGGCCCTTGAGCCGGGTCAGGTCCTGTTGTTGGAGAATCTGCGCTTCCATGCCGGAGAAACCAAGAACGATCCGGATTTCAGCGCCCAGTTGGCCAAACTGGGGGACGTTTTCGTCAGCGACGCCTTTGGGACGGCCCACCGGGCCCACGCTTCCAACGTCGGCGTGGCCAAGTTGATTCCGGTCTGCTGCGCGGGTTTGTTGATGCAAAAGGAATGGGAATATCTGGGCCGGGCTTTGGCTGATCCCAAGCGCCCCTTTGTGGCCGTGTCGGGGGGGGCCAAGGTCTCCGGCAAGCTCGAATTGTTGGACAATCTCCTGGAAAAGGTGGACCGGATGATCATCGGCGGGGCCATGGCCAACACCTTTATCAAGGCTCAAGGGTTTGGCGTGGGCTCCTCCCTGGTGGAAGACGATCTCCTGGACACGGCCCGGGCCGTCCTGGCCAAAGCCAAGGAGCGTGGAACAGCGCTCTATCTCCCCGTGGACTTTGTGTATGCCGACGGCCTCAAGTCCGAACGGGCCGACGGGGTTTGCCCGTACCAGAACATTCCCGCGGACAAAATGGTCCTGGACATCGGCCCGGCTACGCAAGCGCTGTTCGCGGAAGTACTGGCCGGTGCCGGAACCGTGGTTTGGAACGGCCCCATGGGCGCGTTCGAGAACCCGGCCTTCGCTTCCGGCTCCATGCACGTGGCAACGGCCATAGCCGATTCCGCCTCGGTGAGCATCGTCGGCGGCGGTGATACGGACGCCATGCTCCACGCCTCGGGCCTGGCGGACAAGATCAGCTTCATCTCCACCGGGGGCGGAGCGTTTCTGGAATTCATGGAAGGCAAGGATCTCCCCGCCTTCAAAGCCCTGAAGGAGTGCGCCGCATGA
- the rimI gene encoding ribosomal protein S18-alanine N-acetyltransferase — translation MSRVFLLSRDELPEAAALEAAHFPAPWSLEQFQSSYDQGTCRVHGVRVEVALIGYISCQILPPEMEILNMAVRQDFRGRGLGRALAAAALEHGAALGIDACHLEVDETNLAAVHLYTALGFTPIGRRRGYYRHPEGVRDAILMQCDPRYVAA, via the coding sequence GTGTCCCGCGTCTTTCTGCTCTCCCGCGACGAACTTCCGGAAGCCGCGGCGTTGGAAGCCGCGCATTTCCCCGCGCCGTGGTCCCTGGAGCAATTCCAAAGCAGCTATGACCAGGGCACGTGCCGTGTGCATGGGGTTCGCGTCGAGGTCGCATTGATCGGCTACATCAGCTGCCAAATCCTGCCTCCGGAGATGGAGATTTTGAACATGGCCGTTCGTCAGGACTTCCGGGGCCGCGGCCTGGGCCGGGCGCTGGCGGCCGCGGCCCTGGAACACGGCGCGGCCCTGGGAATCGATGCCTGCCACCTGGAGGTGGACGAAACCAACCTTGCCGCCGTACACCTCTACACGGCGCTCGGTTTTACGCCCATCGGACGCCGTCGGGGTTACTACCGGCACCCGGAGGGAGTAAGAGACGCCATTTTGATGCAGTGCGATCCGCGATACGTCGCGGCATGA
- a CDS encoding inositol monophosphatase family protein, which yields MTDHAPLLHKTIDIVREAGDLLMRYWHAPREIRHKGRIDLVTTADLALEKLLKERLGALLPEAGFLAEESASAEDLGKRLNGPTWIIDPLDGTTNFAHGFPFVAISVALWDKGDVQLGLVHLPVLHELFHAAKGRGTHLNNVPVQASTVPDLENSLVATGFPYSVREQLPPILGWMETMLTLTQGIRRPGSAASDLAYVACGRFDAFYEINLKPWDMAAGWLLVREAGGLVTRIDGSAFDLHIPSILASNTKVHAEMVEALGRTDG from the coding sequence ATGACCGACCACGCACCACTTCTTCACAAAACCATCGACATCGTCCGCGAGGCCGGGGACCTGTTGATGCGGTACTGGCACGCTCCCAGGGAAATCCGCCATAAGGGTCGGATCGACCTGGTCACCACCGCGGACCTGGCCCTTGAAAAACTCCTCAAGGAACGTCTGGGCGCCCTGCTCCCCGAGGCCGGTTTTCTGGCCGAGGAGTCGGCCTCCGCCGAGGACTTGGGAAAAAGACTGAACGGTCCCACCTGGATCATCGACCCCCTGGACGGTACCACCAATTTCGCCCACGGCTTTCCCTTCGTGGCCATCTCCGTGGCGCTGTGGGACAAGGGCGACGTTCAGCTTGGGCTGGTCCATCTGCCCGTGCTCCACGAACTGTTCCACGCCGCCAAGGGCCGAGGGACCCATCTCAACAACGTTCCGGTCCAGGCATCCACCGTCCCGGACCTGGAAAACTCCCTGGTCGCCACGGGGTTTCCCTACTCCGTCCGGGAGCAACTGCCGCCGATTCTGGGGTGGATGGAAACCATGCTCACCCTGACGCAGGGGATTCGACGGCCCGGCTCCGCGGCCAGCGACCTGGCCTATGTCGCTTGCGGCCGTTTCGACGCCTTCTATGAAATCAACCTCAAGCCGTGGGACATGGCCGCGGGATGGCTGCTGGTCCGCGAAGCCGGAGGACTGGTCACCCGGATCGACGGTTCGGCGTTCGACCTGCATATCCCTTCCATCCTGGCCAGCAACACCAAGGTCCACGCGGAGATGGTCGAGGCCCTGGGGCGAACCGACGGCTGA
- a CDS encoding rubrerythrin family protein, with the protein MSKTMNNLKEAFAGESQANRKYLAFAKQADKEGHPQVARLFRAVAEAETVHAHAHLKLMGGIGTTEENLKEALSGETHEFTKMYPEMIADAQEESQKAVERGFHFANEVEKIHAGLYEKALQNLGKQTEIDIHVCSVCGYTIEGETPEKCPVCNAAKKAFFKVD; encoded by the coding sequence ATGTCCAAGACCATGAACAACCTTAAGGAAGCCTTTGCCGGGGAATCCCAGGCCAACCGGAAATACCTGGCTTTCGCCAAGCAAGCCGACAAGGAAGGTCATCCCCAGGTAGCCCGCTTGTTCCGGGCCGTTGCCGAGGCGGAAACCGTTCACGCCCACGCCCATCTCAAGCTGATGGGCGGCATCGGCACCACGGAGGAAAATCTGAAGGAGGCCCTCAGCGGGGAAACCCATGAGTTCACGAAGATGTACCCGGAGATGATCGCCGATGCCCAGGAGGAAAGCCAAAAGGCCGTGGAACGCGGCTTTCACTTCGCCAATGAAGTGGAGAAGATTCACGCCGGACTCTACGAAAAGGCCCTCCAGAATCTGGGAAAGCAGACCGAAATCGACATCCATGTCTGTAGCGTCTGCGGCTACACGATTGAAGGCGAAACTCCGGAGAAATGTCCGGTCTGCAACGCCGCGAAAAAGGCGTTCTTTAAGGTCGATTAA